One window from the genome of Sulfodiicoccus acidiphilus encodes:
- a CDS encoding slipin family protein yields the protein MALIADVVGVVFALIIVIIFLSLAFKVVKQWEKAVVLRLGRVLGAKGPGIIFLIPFVDRPLKVDMRIVTVDVPAQTIVTRDNVTVTIDAVVYYKVVDPVRAVSAVYNYNVAVLNIAQTSLRDIVGMMELDEVLSKREEINRRLQEILDSVTEPWGIKVTAVTVRDVKLSPELLTAMAKQAEAERLRRSKIILAEGERQSSTILAEASKSYSSNPIALQLRFIEVLSDISQKGNLIMVVPAGNELYPTVSTALSTYVRTKEAK from the coding sequence ATGGCCTTAATCGCTGACGTAGTTGGAGTAGTCTTCGCACTAATTATAGTGATAATCTTCCTCTCTCTCGCCTTCAAGGTGGTGAAACAATGGGAGAAGGCGGTGGTGTTGAGGTTAGGAAGAGTATTAGGGGCTAAGGGACCAGGTATAATATTTCTGATTCCCTTCGTAGATAGGCCATTGAAGGTGGACATGAGAATAGTTACAGTCGATGTGCCAGCTCAAACCATAGTCACTAGGGACAACGTTACTGTCACCATAGATGCAGTAGTGTACTACAAGGTTGTCGATCCAGTGAGAGCAGTGTCGGCAGTATATAACTATAATGTGGCAGTACTCAACATAGCCCAAACTTCGTTGAGGGACATAGTGGGAATGATGGAGCTAGACGAGGTATTGAGCAAGAGGGAGGAAATCAATAGAAGACTTCAGGAGATCTTAGACAGTGTCACTGAGCCCTGGGGAATCAAAGTGACTGCGGTAACTGTGAGGGACGTAAAGCTAAGTCCAGAGCTCCTCACCGCTATGGCGAAGCAGGCAGAGGCCGAGAGGTTGAGGAGATCGAAAATAATTTTAGCAGAAGGGGAAAGACAGTCTTCGACGATCCTTGCTGAGGCTTCGAAGTCTTACTCGTCAAATCCTATTGCCCTTCAACTTAGATTCATAGAGGTGCTCTCTGACATATCACAGAAGGGGAATCTGATAATGGTCGTACCTGCAGGAAACGAACTATATCCGACTGTGAGCACCGCCCTCTCTACCTACGTGAGAACCAAGGAAGCCAAGTGA
- a CDS encoding gamma-glutamylcyclotransferase, with protein sequence MLLFVYGTLRYGFELNHLLKDSRFVGLGYVDGFRMYDLGGYPGCIRGEGTVWGEVYEVNELLLRKLDEIEGYSGTPEDLYERASVTVNFDQKRRYRLSNVQMYVYRRSVEDKYVVRDGDFSSYVGMPRIINYFAYAENTNPEVMKQRGLTVIMKELRVFAPNFRIVFSVPCKWGLCASLREGEGQVCGYIYLTTTDQLAVLDRAEHYMSRYLRDSIPVLDEEGRRYFATAYFSEGGQEGTPSSEYLKLILDGLRRKWGEQCKTSGL encoded by the coding sequence GTGCTACTATTCGTTTATGGGACCCTCCGATACGGATTTGAACTCAATCACCTGTTAAAAGACTCTAGGTTCGTTGGACTAGGGTACGTGGACGGCTTCAGGATGTATGACTTGGGAGGATATCCAGGTTGTATCAGAGGAGAAGGAACTGTATGGGGGGAAGTTTACGAAGTGAACGAGTTACTGTTGAGAAAGCTTGACGAAATAGAGGGTTATTCCGGAACTCCAGAAGATCTTTACGAGAGGGCTTCAGTGACGGTTAACTTCGATCAGAAGAGACGATATAGACTGAGTAACGTACAGATGTATGTATACCGCCGATCTGTTGAAGACAAGTACGTTGTAAGAGATGGGGACTTCTCTTCCTATGTTGGGATGCCTAGAATCATCAACTACTTCGCCTACGCGGAGAACACAAATCCAGAGGTCATGAAACAGAGAGGACTTACGGTTATAATGAAGGAGCTCAGAGTCTTTGCTCCCAATTTCAGGATAGTATTCTCCGTCCCATGTAAATGGGGTCTCTGTGCCAGTCTGAGGGAGGGAGAAGGGCAGGTCTGTGGTTACATCTACCTTACTACTACAGATCAGTTGGCTGTGCTAGACAGAGCCGAGCATTACATGAGTAGGTACCTCAGGGACTCTATACCTGTCTTGGATGAGGAGGGCCGAAGGTACTTCGCTACTGCCTACTTCTCCGAGGGTGGGCAAGAGGGTACGCCCTCTTCAGAGTACCTAAAATTGATCTTAGACGGACTCAGGAGGAAGTGGGGGGAACAGTGCAAAACGAGCGGCCTCTGA